CTATCAAGGTCGTCCGGCGCCGTGAACGGCCCGACCGAATGAAATGCGGCTTTCACTCCATCGCCGAGATCCGGTACGCCGTAGAGCGGATTTGGGAGTTCGGGTCGATCGAGCAGAAACGCGGGGCACCGATCGGGTGAGAAGCCCGGCGCATTCGGCCGAAACCACGCTTGGACGTTGCGTTGAACGCGCAGCGGCACGCCGGTTGCTTCGGCCATCAAAGAGAGCCACGGCCCCATCGTCAGCGCGATGCGCCGCGCGCTCACGTCGACACCGCCGCCCAAGCTCACTCGAAGCACCTGCGAACCCGAGCCGCTCCAGTCCACGACGTTGACGCCGAACCGCAGCTCGGCGCCCGCGTCGACAGCGGTTCCAAGAAACGCGTGCACCGCTCGCTCGGGAAAGACGACGCCGCCGGCGCGTTCGAAAACACCGACC
The DNA window shown above is from Candidatus Eremiobacteraceae bacterium and carries:
- a CDS encoding FAD-dependent oxidoreductase — encoded protein: VGVFERAGGVVFPERAVHAFLGTAVDAGAELRFGVNVVDWSGSGSQVLRVSLGGGVDVSARRIALTMGPWLSLMAEATGVPLRVQRNVQAWFRPNAPGFSPDRCPAFLLDRPELPNPLYGVPDLGDGVKAAFHSVGPFTAPDDLDRTVTKNDTDPIARALNAWMPGAAGEFIGASACMYSLTPDEHFAIGAHPYDDRVIVAGGFSGHGFKFASVVGELVADLLAERAPRLNIDFLSPRRFAP